In the genome of Limnobaculum zhutongyuii, one region contains:
- a CDS encoding nitroreductase: MQTLLPFDQAVRARHSVRHFLAKPLAQETLISIANDAQLAPSNCNTQPWNVHIVSGAKREVLSQRLLQADAQGLHSPDFSFDMQAFGGAYGERRKQQGKIYYQSIGIARDDLEARKAVVKNNLNFYGAPHAAFLFMPSFGDNVRTAGDIGMYGQTFLLSLAARGLAGIPQTILGFYADTIREFLSISPEYKLLFGISFGYEDRNAPANQFKMGRAPLNQSVTFHD; this comes from the coding sequence TTGCAAACGCTACTTCCATTCGATCAGGCCGTTCGTGCCCGCCATTCTGTTCGCCATTTTTTAGCTAAACCTTTGGCCCAGGAAACCTTAATCAGTATTGCTAATGATGCTCAACTGGCTCCCTCTAACTGTAATACTCAGCCGTGGAACGTTCATATTGTTTCCGGAGCCAAGAGAGAAGTCCTTAGCCAACGCCTGCTGCAAGCTGATGCACAAGGTTTGCATTCTCCTGACTTTAGTTTTGATATGCAGGCATTTGGTGGTGCTTATGGTGAAAGAAGAAAACAGCAGGGTAAGATTTACTACCAATCCATCGGTATTGCTCGCGACGATCTGGAAGCCAGAAAAGCGGTAGTGAAAAATAACCTGAATTTCTATGGTGCGCCCCATGCGGCTTTTCTGTTTATGCCATCGTTTGGCGATAATGTACGCACGGCCGGTGATATTGGTATGTATGGACAAACTTTTTTGCTGTCGCTGGCTGCTCGCGGCTTAGCCGGTATTCCACAGACCATACTGGGCTTTTATGCCGATACGATTCGTGAGTTCCTGAGCATTTCACCAGAATATAAATTGCTGTTCGGTATCTCGTTTGGTTATGAAGATCGGAATGCTCCTGCCAATCAGTTTAAGATGGGACGCGCACCGTTGAATCAAAGTGTTACTTTTCATGATTAA
- a CDS encoding LysR family transcriptional regulator produces the protein MDRLTALNAFVRTAELGSFVAAGRALGLTPSAVGKAVTRLEQQLGVRLFQRSTRSIRLTDEGAMFLERCRRILDDLDDAHAALTQTQEVPRGVLRISAPNVSYHLLLPALPEFIRRYPEIELELDFNDRMVDLIDERIDVAIRGGELSDSRLMARPLYLFQLRLCASPDYLERYGIPTSPQELEQHSAIRFRFPNSGRMQRWPLKTPNDEYSLRMKHIITCNNVDALRSATVSGLGIGCIPDFMVTEALSNGTLCTVLDEYIEGPTRFSLIWPSNRHLSPKVRVFVDFLCEWFKSVN, from the coding sequence ATGGACCGGTTAACTGCACTTAACGCTTTTGTCCGCACGGCCGAGCTGGGCAGTTTTGTTGCCGCAGGTCGTGCGTTAGGGCTTACCCCTTCGGCAGTCGGTAAAGCCGTAACCCGGCTGGAACAGCAGCTTGGGGTTCGTCTGTTTCAGCGCTCTACCCGTAGTATTCGCTTAACCGATGAAGGGGCGATGTTTCTCGAACGCTGCCGCCGGATCCTCGACGATCTGGATGATGCCCATGCCGCACTGACACAAACCCAGGAAGTACCCAGAGGGGTATTGCGTATCAGTGCACCTAATGTCAGCTATCACCTACTACTACCGGCACTGCCTGAATTTATTCGGCGCTACCCGGAAATAGAATTAGAGCTGGACTTTAACGATCGAATGGTTGATTTGATTGATGAACGAATTGATGTGGCCATTCGTGGCGGTGAACTGTCAGATTCCCGTCTGATGGCTCGCCCTCTGTATTTATTTCAGTTACGCCTTTGTGCCTCACCAGACTATCTTGAACGTTATGGGATTCCCACCAGTCCACAAGAACTTGAACAACATAGTGCCATTCGGTTCCGGTTTCCCAATAGCGGCAGGATGCAGCGCTGGCCATTAAAAACACCCAATGACGAATACTCATTGCGGATGAAACATATCATCACCTGCAATAATGTTGATGCGTTGCGCTCTGCCACCGTCAGCGGGCTTGGCATTGGTTGTATTCCCGATTTTATGGTGACTGAAGCACTAAGTAACGGAACCCTGTGTACCGTACTGGATGAATATATTGAAGGCCCCACTCGCTTTAGCCTGATTTGGCCGTCGAACCGGCATTTGTCGCCAAAGGTGAGGGTTTTTGTTGATTTTCTTTGTGAGTGGTTTAAGTCGGTAAATTAG
- a CDS encoding S8 family serine peptidase, protein MNTMFDTFFDSAHQKSLITHKKQEKTTGLTKSAVALAIAAATLSMSGGASAAYVETGQIGDKTSWETEEYSKDWGLKAMKASSAYALGYYGQGVRVGVMDSGALLFKHSDLNGDRFHAVHASGVYGSSGLRYPQVATEGQQGAYEKGEAFDITGEWVLGLNDGHGTHVTGTVGANRDGEGMHGVAWGSDIYVGNNGGTDSNNYGPFQDYQYFYTGWKAMVDAGAEVINNSWGTNIRIVDRGTTGSDNGNTGVHLPADNINQSEYEYFYFNKMYGDNPSFVDAAYDAVKGTSVVQIFTTGNRDFANPFYRALYPYFNPEAEQHWIAVAGLQRVTGTDNYALSYTWNEAGDAKWWTVVAPGSVIYSTTVNSTTGEAGWGNSSGTSMSAPHVAGAMGVLMSRYQDMSAIQVRDVMFTTANHLNPDGSVLNGWTAADGVPDVRYGWGIPDLDKGMYGPGQFLGKFEYNMATTPLDVWSNDISQKGLDARQQEDLAWLQAYQANGIAAGGDYELGDDFVVSDGNSDPTDHIIDLADAEKWRQEYYDKRAAAIQAKIDAGLYTATLVKQGAGTLVMTGDNTYAGGTTVEGGTLYGFTESFGDGKVMVNGGQFGVISSYNDSFTLKGELTSTESHKANIEVNAGGTYVISAEESVNVGALTFNDGSMITVGSTRRDVFNDAYLHGITATGSVTADTLTDADKAIITPDYAFFKTDLAISDNTITATFGRNNDVSFASYGNHSNGRAIARAIEASGATPVASRSVSPAALSSGGLYDKLLTATKDEVRNTFNSLGSDMYLNTRNASIVNSMTTTQVIKDQAAGSGNGRKVEMADGSARLWMAGIGSWSEVDYGQSNMDVDFYAALIGVEADIAASTKMGMFFGTGSTKFKGGTHGKVDSNDMHLGLYGITNFAEVASLSYGLMYTHQDADAKRNLVVVNDIGSNSVSADADIAQIFTEAAYLGLNTSSYSIEPHLGFSWMHIKSDDYTETVSDMAFKTKVDDQDLLVTTFGVRGGLPFTVGELPMTVKADIYGMHFAGDNTAEATMYLADSGVANIKGGKLSTMAGAALGVEAQITKSASFGVSYTGAYNSDITSNGVYAKLKIDF, encoded by the coding sequence ATGAATACGATGTTCGATACATTTTTTGATAGTGCTCACCAAAAATCGCTTATTACTCATAAAAAACAGGAAAAAACCACAGGGCTAACGAAGTCTGCGGTTGCTTTGGCTATTGCTGCGGCAACGTTATCCATGTCCGGTGGTGCCTCTGCTGCTTATGTCGAAACAGGACAAATTGGCGATAAAACCAGCTGGGAAACCGAGGAGTACAGTAAAGATTGGGGACTGAAGGCCATGAAAGCCTCAAGTGCCTATGCGCTGGGCTATTACGGGCAGGGCGTCAGAGTTGGGGTAATGGACTCCGGAGCGCTACTGTTTAAACATTCCGACCTGAATGGCGATCGCTTTCATGCGGTTCATGCCTCGGGAGTCTACGGTTCTTCTGGCTTACGCTACCCACAGGTAGCAACCGAGGGCCAGCAGGGTGCTTATGAAAAGGGTGAAGCCTTTGATATCACCGGTGAATGGGTATTAGGCCTTAATGACGGACACGGTACCCACGTAACCGGCACCGTCGGCGCTAACCGCGATGGTGAAGGTATGCACGGTGTAGCCTGGGGTTCCGATATTTATGTCGGCAACAATGGGGGCACCGATAGCAACAACTATGGCCCATTCCAGGATTACCAGTACTTCTATACCGGCTGGAAAGCTATGGTGGATGCGGGAGCTGAAGTTATCAATAACAGCTGGGGTACCAATATCCGTATTGTGGACCGGGGCACAACCGGAAGCGATAACGGTAATACCGGCGTTCACCTTCCGGCAGATAACATCAACCAGTCAGAATATGAGTATTTCTATTTCAATAAAATGTATGGTGATAACCCGTCATTTGTTGATGCAGCTTACGATGCGGTAAAAGGCACCTCGGTGGTACAGATTTTTACCACCGGCAACCGTGACTTTGCGAACCCATTCTATCGCGCCCTTTACCCCTATTTTAATCCGGAGGCTGAACAGCACTGGATTGCGGTGGCTGGATTACAACGTGTAACCGGAACCGATAATTACGCCCTCTCTTATACCTGGAACGAAGCCGGTGATGCCAAATGGTGGACGGTGGTAGCGCCGGGTAGTGTGATTTACTCAACAACAGTGAATTCAACCACTGGCGAAGCTGGTTGGGGAAATTCATCCGGTACCTCGATGTCAGCACCTCATGTTGCCGGGGCGATGGGCGTTCTGATGTCCCGCTATCAGGATATGAGTGCGATTCAGGTGCGTGATGTGATGTTTACCACCGCTAACCACCTGAATCCGGACGGCAGCGTATTAAACGGCTGGACGGCAGCAGATGGTGTACCGGATGTTCGTTACGGCTGGGGTATTCCGGATCTGGATAAAGGCATGTACGGTCCGGGTCAGTTCCTTGGTAAATTTGAATACAACATGGCAACTACACCGCTGGATGTCTGGAGTAATGACATCAGTCAAAAAGGGCTGGATGCGCGTCAACAAGAGGATCTGGCGTGGTTGCAAGCCTATCAGGCCAATGGCATTGCTGCCGGTGGTGATTATGAGTTAGGTGATGACTTTGTCGTCAGTGATGGCAATAGCGATCCTACCGATCACATTATCGATCTGGCGGATGCAGAAAAATGGCGTCAGGAATACTACGACAAACGTGCAGCGGCAATTCAGGCCAAAATTGATGCCGGTCTCTATACCGCGACGTTGGTGAAGCAGGGGGCCGGTACTTTAGTGATGACCGGCGATAATACCTATGCTGGCGGTACTACGGTTGAAGGCGGTACGCTATATGGTTTCACTGAATCATTTGGTGATGGCAAAGTGATGGTCAATGGCGGCCAGTTTGGGGTTATTTCCAGTTATAACGACAGCTTTACGCTAAAAGGTGAGCTGACATCAACGGAAAGCCATAAAGCTAATATCGAAGTTAATGCCGGTGGTACCTACGTGATTAGTGCCGAGGAGAGTGTCAATGTAGGTGCACTGACCTTTAATGATGGCTCGATGATTACCGTCGGTTCCACTCGCCGGGACGTATTTAACGATGCTTATTTGCATGGCATTACCGCAACGGGAAGCGTGACGGCAGATACCTTAACCGATGCGGATAAAGCGATAATCACCCCGGACTATGCTTTCTTTAAGACCGATCTGGCGATTTCTGATAACACCATTACTGCCACGTTCGGTCGTAATAATGATGTTTCATTTGCCAGCTATGGTAATCACAGCAACGGTCGGGCAATTGCACGTGCCATTGAGGCGTCAGGGGCTACGCCAGTGGCATCACGCTCAGTCAGTCCTGCCGCTTTAAGCTCTGGTGGTCTCTACGATAAACTGTTAACCGCCACTAAAGATGAGGTACGCAATACCTTCAATTCTCTTGGTAGCGATATGTATCTGAACACGCGCAACGCCAGCATTGTAAACTCCATGACTACCACTCAGGTGATTAAAGATCAGGCTGCGGGTTCTGGTAATGGCCGTAAGGTAGAAATGGCGGATGGTTCCGCTCGTCTGTGGATGGCTGGTATCGGCAGTTGGTCTGAGGTGGATTACGGTCAGTCCAATATGGATGTGGATTTCTATGCGGCTCTGATTGGAGTGGAAGCGGATATCGCCGCCAGTACTAAGATGGGAATGTTCTTCGGTACCGGTTCTACCAAGTTTAAAGGTGGCACACATGGTAAAGTGGACAGCAATGATATGCACCTTGGTTTGTACGGTATCACCAACTTCGCTGAGGTCGCTTCACTGAGTTATGGTTTGATGTACACCCATCAGGATGCGGATGCAAAACGTAATTTAGTGGTGGTGAATGATATTGGCAGCAATTCGGTTTCTGCGGATGCTGATATTGCACAAATCTTCACTGAAGCTGCATATTTGGGGCTGAATACCAGTAGTTATTCCATCGAACCTCATCTGGGCTTCAGTTGGATGCATATCAAATCTGATGATTACACTGAAACTGTCAGCGATATGGCATTTAAAACCAAAGTTGACGATCAGGACCTGCTGGTAACCACCTTTGGCGTTCGTGGCGGCCTGCCGTTTACCGTTGGTGAGTTACCGATGACTGTGAAGGCCGATATCTATGGTATGCACTTCGCCGGAGATAACACCGCAGAGGCTACCATGTATCTTGCGGATTCAGGTGTGGCAAATATCAAGGGCGGTAAACTGTCGACGATGGCGGGAGCCGCGCTGGGTGTTGAAGCACAAATCACCAAGTCAGCTTCATTCGGCGTGTCATATACCGGGGCTTACAACAGCGATATCACCTCAAATGGTGTTTACGCGAAGTTGAAAATTGACTTCTAA
- a CDS encoding autotransporter outer membrane beta-barrel domain-containing protein: MKKRLDKLTNGKYKFNSLHKAIVFSFPAVYLGFSMSAIGAQTLTDGQDIYVNGLNTGTYDLLLNGDVSWNTAFNINSAGKSTIAIDGNGNIITISTNSGQRLFDINQALDTISIKNATITADPFSGARSTLIKIDSSKTTLNLNLEGTTFLNIGPTNYTSGSSADYGPILSIRGGSGSVMNIEGGIAGLLFKGNHGLWDQPGAVGLYSDNTMNFNGKVTFDSNWTGNYGGAVTVYESNGSVMNFNGEANFINNHSSVFGGAIDSWGGAATLTFNGPTNFTGNYVYGSTVDSLEYPNHVNDQHSRGGAINIGYLNPGSAGVLLNFNNTVTFKNNFVVETKNNRDALGGAVSAYGNGGNYNYLMNFNGATTFDGNYVYSLTGDAYGGAIYYDAGNKAVLNLGPGSTVTNNVAKTQGGAIYLEGGTINLNANGGDIVFQGNRQGATFTDIGGGIYAPVAGTGDPNAIYLGGSGSLNMDTAADNLIHFYDPIASVSSATMEINKTGDGEVIFHGNSNNPGDALYNSDIKNNTNVNGGKFTLVDGVSYGNVGFGTFSVNDKATLQGGDKTTLTAKGININSGGTVLVNGGIFNLTAGANNVVSTAGLFTGAGTLVAPVISLSNSATNTTVANIESGKELIVDALLQDAGSFNKTGEGTLVLTKTNTFTGETTIDGGTLKANVVDIIAASSGLKITAGVFDLNNFDQTVKSLSGTGSITMGTGNLTVKDTDTTTYDGIISGNGSLTKDGSGSLTLTAENTYQGGTNVKAGTLVATQSKALSSGDIVNNGTLQLDFAKDEALANALSGTGTLNKTGSGKATLTHNGGSQGDVNVKAGTLRFEQAGDFNAANVTSDAQATLSMAANATLAVAEKFKVDGKFDVAAGNAASVVTAKSAEIGSDATFNLSGYSVPATMNSKELGSNEFRVITTSAAGKLAGDFKSISVGGAASEVDYLTLTPTNDKQNYSIGLGLSWYAAESKSPEKAHGSFTLADQKEFFDLGAVLADEAANAATNWDGKTLTKAGEGTLQLSSANTYTGATLINAGTLRAGSADIIAKSSQVTVADAGTFDLNNFDQHVNNLNGAGKVTLGSATLTTTNDVNNTFSGVISGAGNVVQEGNGQLTITNSQTYQGTTNINAGYMTLLNNAVLESSNVTIAKGAELGGYGGVNGSVTNDGLLATADAANGYAAEPAGNFTIGGNFTNNGEIRMASPDPRSQTIVKGNYIGNNGLLTLSTVLGGDNSITDKLVISGDTSGTTNVVVNNAGGEGAQTKKGIEVISVGGQSNGQFTLANRVVAGAYEYSLYQGLPYEENGNWYLRSVGPENKPQLRLEAGIYLSNQSMASVLQSLTLFDRQGSQFRSADSSTWGRIIGGRVDNKAGNGALDTNSDYTLIQVGGDLLNYTAGDTGTVVGVMGSWGDVDSDTSSKANMNGKQYSATGTVEGFSLGVYATWFADAKDQKGAYVDGWSQYGWYNNSSSGETMSTDKYDSTSMTSSLETGYSFVLNDNAMNEWRLIPQAQVVYNDYSADSFVDSGKTKVDGQKNDNWSTRLGSRVTGKIKGESYTHRPFAEVNWWYSKDGASVKMDQDTVKQDMPKNRAELKLGLQSEFDNNWSTTVSVGGQVGDQSYRSMQGGINVRYAF, translated from the coding sequence ATGAAAAAAAGACTCGACAAGTTGACTAACGGTAAATACAAATTTAATTCTCTTCATAAAGCCATTGTATTCTCTTTCCCGGCGGTATATCTGGGCTTCTCAATGAGTGCTATTGGGGCACAAACATTGACTGATGGTCAGGATATCTATGTGAATGGTTTGAATACCGGAACATATGATTTACTGTTAAATGGTGATGTTAGCTGGAATACGGCTTTTAATATTAATTCCGCAGGAAAATCAACTATTGCGATTGATGGTAATGGCAACATTATCACTATCAGTACTAACAGCGGACAACGTTTGTTTGATATCAATCAGGCGTTGGACACAATCTCTATCAAGAATGCCACTATTACAGCCGATCCATTTAGTGGGGCACGTTCAACCCTGATTAAGATCGATTCATCAAAAACTACGCTAAATCTTAATCTGGAAGGGACGACTTTCCTGAATATCGGTCCGACTAACTATACTTCAGGCTCTTCAGCAGACTACGGTCCTATCCTGTCCATTCGTGGTGGGTCCGGTTCTGTAATGAATATTGAAGGGGGTATTGCGGGCTTATTATTCAAGGGTAACCACGGATTGTGGGATCAACCGGGTGCGGTAGGTCTTTATTCTGACAATACCATGAATTTTAACGGTAAAGTGACTTTTGATAGTAACTGGACTGGTAACTACGGTGGTGCAGTAACCGTATATGAGTCAAATGGTAGCGTGATGAATTTTAATGGCGAAGCCAATTTCATCAATAACCATTCCTCTGTTTTTGGTGGCGCTATCGATTCCTGGGGTGGTGCAGCAACCCTGACCTTTAACGGACCAACTAATTTCACCGGCAACTATGTTTATGGATCGACGGTCGATTCCCTTGAATACCCGAACCATGTTAATGACCAGCATTCTCGTGGCGGTGCGATTAATATTGGTTATCTGAATCCGGGTTCTGCTGGTGTGCTTCTGAACTTCAATAATACCGTAACTTTCAAGAATAACTTTGTTGTCGAAACCAAAAATAATCGTGATGCATTGGGCGGTGCTGTCAGTGCTTATGGTAACGGTGGTAACTACAACTACCTGATGAACTTTAACGGAGCGACCACCTTTGACGGTAACTACGTTTACTCATTAACCGGCGATGCTTACGGCGGTGCGATTTATTATGATGCCGGTAATAAAGCAGTATTAAATCTGGGTCCTGGTTCAACCGTTACCAACAACGTAGCTAAAACTCAGGGTGGTGCTATCTATCTGGAAGGCGGCACCATTAACTTGAATGCTAACGGTGGCGATATTGTATTCCAGGGCAACCGTCAGGGCGCAACCTTTACCGATATTGGTGGTGGAATTTATGCACCAGTAGCTGGTACGGGAGATCCTAACGCTATTTATCTGGGTGGTTCAGGTAGCCTGAACATGGATACTGCTGCGGACAACCTGATTCACTTCTATGATCCAATTGCTTCTGTTTCCAGTGCAACAATGGAAATTAATAAAACCGGTGACGGCGAAGTGATTTTCCATGGTAACAGCAACAATCCGGGTGATGCTTTATATAACTCTGATATTAAAAACAACACGAATGTTAATGGCGGAAAATTCACATTAGTGGATGGCGTTAGCTACGGTAACGTAGGATTTGGTACTTTTTCAGTTAATGATAAAGCAACCCTTCAGGGCGGTGATAAGACTACACTGACAGCTAAAGGTATTAACATTAACTCAGGCGGTACAGTTCTGGTTAATGGCGGCATCTTTAATCTGACTGCTGGTGCGAATAATGTAGTTTCAACCGCAGGTTTGTTCACCGGTGCGGGTACCCTTGTTGCTCCAGTAATTTCTTTAAGCAATAGCGCTACTAACACGACTGTTGCAAATATCGAATCTGGCAAAGAGCTGATTGTGGATGCGCTGTTGCAGGATGCTGGCTCATTTAATAAAACTGGTGAAGGTACGCTGGTACTGACCAAAACTAACACCTTTACTGGCGAGACCACCATTGATGGCGGTACGTTAAAAGCAAATGTCGTTGATATTATTGCTGCCAGCTCCGGTCTGAAAATCACCGCAGGCGTGTTTGATCTGAATAACTTTGACCAAACGGTAAAAAGTCTGAGTGGAACCGGATCTATCACGATGGGTACCGGCAACTTAACGGTTAAAGACACCGATACTACCACCTATGACGGTATTATTAGTGGTAACGGTAGCCTGACTAAAGACGGTTCAGGTTCACTGACGCTGACCGCTGAAAATACCTATCAGGGTGGTACCAACGTTAAGGCTGGCACTTTAGTGGCAACACAAAGTAAGGCATTAAGCAGCGGAGATATCGTCAATAACGGTACATTACAGCTCGATTTTGCTAAGGATGAAGCGTTAGCTAACGCTCTGTCTGGCACCGGTACACTGAACAAAACCGGCAGCGGCAAAGCGACATTAACCCATAATGGCGGAAGTCAGGGTGATGTTAATGTGAAAGCCGGTACACTGCGTTTTGAACAAGCAGGCGATTTTAACGCCGCTAACGTAACCAGCGATGCTCAGGCAACGTTATCTATGGCTGCTAATGCTACGCTGGCTGTTGCTGAAAAATTCAAAGTCGATGGTAAGTTTGATGTGGCTGCCGGTAATGCCGCTTCTGTCGTGACGGCAAAATCTGCTGAAATTGGTAGTGACGCAACCTTTAATCTGTCTGGTTATAGTGTTCCAGCGACCATGAACAGCAAAGAGCTGGGTAGTAATGAGTTCCGTGTTATCACCACTTCAGCAGCAGGTAAACTGGCGGGGGATTTCAAATCGATTTCTGTTGGTGGTGCAGCCAGTGAAGTTGATTATCTGACCCTGACTCCAACTAATGACAAGCAAAACTACAGTATTGGCCTGGGCCTGTCCTGGTACGCTGCTGAATCTAAATCGCCTGAAAAAGCGCACGGTAGCTTTACTCTGGCTGACCAGAAAGAATTCTTTGATTTAGGCGCAGTTCTGGCGGATGAAGCAGCTAATGCGGCAACCAACTGGGATGGTAAAACACTGACGAAAGCGGGCGAAGGTACACTTCAACTTTCCAGTGCGAATACCTATACCGGTGCAACGTTGATTAACGCAGGTACATTACGTGCCGGAAGCGCTGATATAATTGCCAAGAGCTCACAGGTAACCGTAGCTGATGCTGGAACCTTTGATCTGAACAACTTTGACCAGCACGTTAATAACCTTAACGGAGCAGGTAAAGTTACTTTAGGTAGCGCAACCTTAACCACCACCAATGACGTAAATAATACCTTTAGCGGTGTGATCAGCGGTGCAGGTAACGTTGTTCAGGAAGGTAATGGCCAGTTAACCATCACTAACAGCCAAACCTACCAGGGCACTACCAACATTAATGCTGGTTATATGACTCTGCTGAATAACGCAGTGTTGGAAAGTAGCAACGTGACTATTGCCAAAGGTGCAGAACTGGGCGGTTACGGTGGCGTAAACGGTAGCGTGACCAACGATGGTTTACTGGCAACGGCTGATGCAGCTAACGGTTATGCTGCGGAACCTGCGGGTAACTTCACCATTGGTGGTAACTTCACCAACAATGGTGAAATTCGCATGGCCAGCCCGGATCCACGTAGCCAAACTATCGTCAAAGGTAACTACATTGGTAACAACGGTCTGTTAACCCTGAGTACTGTACTGGGTGGCGATAACTCTATTACTGATAAGTTAGTTATCTCTGGTGATACCTCTGGTACCACTAACGTGGTGGTGAACAACGCCGGTGGCGAAGGTGCTCAAACCAAGAAAGGCATCGAAGTTATTAGCGTTGGTGGACAATCAAACGGTCAGTTCACATTGGCTAACCGCGTAGTGGCAGGTGCTTATGAATACAGTCTGTATCAGGGACTTCCGTATGAAGAAAACGGCAACTGGTATCTGCGTTCTGTTGGACCAGAGAACAAGCCGCAACTGCGTCTTGAAGCCGGTATCTATTTAAGCAACCAGTCAATGGCCAGCGTATTACAATCACTGACACTGTTTGACCGTCAGGGTAGCCAGTTCAGAAGCGCAGATAGCAGCACATGGGGTCGTATTATCGGTGGTCGTGTTGATAATAAAGCCGGTAATGGTGCCCTTGATACCAACAGTGATTACACCCTGATTCAAGTTGGTGGTGACTTACTGAACTATACCGCAGGTGATACGGGTACTGTTGTTGGTGTGATGGGTAGTTGGGGTGATGTGGACTCTGATACCAGCAGCAAAGCCAATATGAACGGTAAACAATACAGCGCTACCGGTACGGTTGAAGGTTTCAGTCTGGGTGTGTATGCGACCTGGTTTGCTGATGCTAAAGATCAGAAAGGCGCCTATGTTGACGGTTGGTCTCAGTATGGTTGGTACAATAACAGCTCCAGCGGTGAAACGATGTCAACCGACAAGTATGATTCTACGTCGATGACATCATCACTGGAAACGGGTTACAGCTTTGTCCTTAACGATAATGCTATGAACGAATGGCGTTTAATTCCTCAGGCTCAGGTTGTTTATAATGACTACTCAGCAGACAGCTTTGTTGATTCTGGTAAAACGAAAGTTGATGGTCAGAAGAATGATAACTGGAGTACGCGTTTAGGCTCCCGTGTAACCGGCAAAATCAAAGGCGAGAGTTATACTCATCGTCCGTTTGCTGAAGTTAACTGGTGGTACAGCAAAGACGGCGCTTCCGTTAAGATGGATCAGGATACCGTTAAGCAAGATATGCCGAAAAACCGTGCTGAGTTGAAACTGGGTCTTCAGAGTGAATTTGATAACAACTGGAGTACCACTGTGAGCGTAGGTGGTCAGGTTGGCGATCAAAGCTATCGCAGTATGCAGGGCGGTATTAACGTTCGTTATGCGTTTTAA